The following proteins are co-located in the Gorilla gorilla gorilla isolate KB3781 chromosome 18, NHGRI_mGorGor1-v2.1_pri, whole genome shotgun sequence genome:
- the LOC101134557 gene encoding nuclear pore complex-interacting protein family member B3-like isoform X3: MRVRWRCFWLLFWLLLGFISHQPTPVINTLADHHHRGTDFDESPWLHIIIEFLRSYEVVITLWTVYLWLSFLKTIFQSENGHDGSTDVQQRAWRSNRRRQEGLRSICMHTKKRVSSFPGIKIGLEDICPLRKQVETKVQAKIRKTKVIKKVNHHYKINGKRKTAKKQKMFQRAQELRRRAEDYHKCKIPPSARKPLCNWVRMAAAEHRHSSGLPHWPYLTVETLKNRMGHQPPPPTQQHSITDNSLSLKTPSECPLTPLPPSAPPSADDNLKTPPLATQEAEAEKTPKPERRRAADVQPTPERPRAADVQPSPKPERPRAAEMEPSSPEPERPRVADVEPPPKPERQRAADVQPSPKPERPKAADVQPTPKPERPRAADVQPSPKPERPRAADVQPSPKPERPRAADVEPSSPESKRRRVADVEPPPKPERQRAADVQPSPKPERPRAADVQPSPKPERRRAADVQPSPRGGGLLTCNHRRNPRGRGPLTCNHHHPNPRGGGSLTWNHHRNPRGQGPLTWNRHHPNPRGRGPLTWNHHRNPRGGGPLTCNQHTRGLGPLTCNHHRNPRGRGSLTWNHHRNPRGRAPLTCNHHHPNPRGGGSLTWNHHRNPRGRGPLTWNHHHPNPEGPRAADVQPPPKPEGPRAADVEPSSPEPKRRRAADVQPSPRGRGPLTCNQHRNPRGGGSLTCNHRRNPRGGGLLTCNQHPRGLGPLTCNHHRNPRGQGLLTWNHHHPNPRGGGSLTWNHHRNPRGGGSLTCNHRRNPRGRGPLTWNRHHPNPRGRRPLTWNNHRNPRGGGSLTCNHRRNPRGRGPLTCNHCRNPRGGGLLMCNQHPRGLGPLTCNHHRNPRGQGLLTWNHHHPNPRGGGSLTCNHRQNPRGGGPLTCNQHTRGLGPLTCSHHRNPRGGGPLTCNQHRNPRGRGPLTWNHHHPNPRGGGSLTWNHHRNPRGRGPLTCNHCRNPRGRAPLTCNHHHPNPRGRASLTWNHHRNPRGRGPLTCNHHRNPRVRGPLTWNHHHPERRRVADVEPPPKPKGPRAADVHPPPKPERRRAADVQPPPKPERPTAADVQPTPKPERPRAPDMEPPCKPRRPRAADVEPSSPEPKRRRVADVQPPPKPERPRAADVQPSPRGRGPLTCNQHRNPRGGGPLTCNQHPRGLGPLTCNHHHPNPRGRASLTWNHHHPNPERRRAADVQPPPKPEGPRAADVEPSSPEPKRWRVADVEPPPKPKGPRATDVQPPPKPERPTAADVQPTPKPERPRAPDMEPPCKPRRPRAADMEPSSPEPKRRRVADVQPPPKPKRPRAADVQPTPKPERPRAADVQPSPRGR; this comes from the exons ATGCGGGTGCGGTGGCGGTGCTTTTGGCTCCTCTTCTGGCTCCTGCTGGGATTTATCAGCCATCAGCCCACCCCT GTTATCAATACTCTGGCTGACCATCATCATCGTGGGACTGACTTTGATGAAAGTCCTTGGTTACATATCATTATTGAGTTTCTGAGAAGTTATGAAGTTGTCATTACCCTCTGGACAGTGTACCTTTGG TTGTCTTTCCTGAAGACTATCTTCCAGTCTGAAAATGGACATGATGGATCCACGGATGTACAGCAGAGAGCCTGGAGGTCCAACCGCCGTAGACAGGAAG GGCTGAGGTCCATTTGTATGCACACAAAGAAAagagtttcttcctttccaggaATTAAAATTGGCCTGGAAGACATCTGTCCTTTACGGAAACAGGTGGAAACAAAAGTTCAAGCTAAAATCCGTAAGACGAAGGTCATAAAGAAAGTCAACCATCATTACAAAATCAATGGAAAGAGGAAGACCGCCAAAAAACA GAAAATGTTTCAACGTGCGCAAGAGTTGCGGCGGCGGGCAGAGGACTACCACAAATGCAAA ATCCCCCCTTCTGCAAGAAAGCCTCTTTGCAACTGG GTCAGAATGGCGGCAGCGGAGCATCGTCATTCTTCAGGATTGCCCCACTGGCCCTACCTCACagttgaaactttaaaaaacaggatGGGCCACCAGCCACCTCCTCCAACTCAACAACATTCTATAACTGATAACTCCCTGAGCCTCAAGACACCTTCCGAGTGTCcgctcactcctcttccaccctcagctccaccctcagcggatgataatctcaagacacctcccttagctactcaggaggctgaggcagaaaaaacacccaaacccgagaggcggagggccgctgacgtgcaaccaacacCCGAGAGGCctagggccgctgacgtgcaaccatcaccgaaacccgagaggccaagGGCCGCTGAgatggaaccatcatcacccgaacccgagaggccgagggtcgctgacgtggaaccaccaccgaaacccgagaggcagagggccgctgacgtgcaaccatcaccaaaacccgagaggccgaaggccgctgacgtgcaaccaacaccgaaacccgagaggccgagggccgctgacgtgcaaccatcgccgaaacccgagaggccgagggccgctgacgtgcaaccatcgccgaaacccgagaggccgagggccgctgacgtggaaccatcatcacccgaatccaagaggcggagggtcgctgacgtggaaccaccaccgaaacccgagaggcagagggccgctgacgtgcaaccatcaccgaaacctgagaggccgagggccgctgacgtgcaaccatcaccgaaacccgagaggcggagggccgctgacgtgcaaccatcaccgagaggcggagggctgctgacgtgcaaccatcgccgaaacccgagaggccgagggccccTGACttgcaaccatcatcacccgaatccaagaggcggagggtcgctgacgtggaaccaccaccgaaacccgagaggccaagGGCCACTGACATGGAACcgtcatcacccgaacccaagaggcagagggccgctgacgtggaaccaccaccgaaacccgagaggcggagggccgctgacgtgcaaccaacacACGAGAGGCCTAGGgccactgacgtgcaaccatcaccgaaacccaagaggcagagggtcgctgacgtggaaccaccaccgaaacccgagaggccgagcgcccctgacgtgcaaccatcatcacccgaacccaagaggcggagggtcgctgacgtggaaccaccaccgaaacccgagaggccgagggccgctgacgtggaaccatcatcacccgaaccccgaggggccgagggccgctgacgtgcaaccaccaccgaaacccgaggggccgagggccgctgacgtggaaccatcatcacccgaacccaagaggcggagggccgctgacgtgcaaccatcaccgagaggccgagggccgctgacgtgcaaccaacaccgaaacccgagaggcggagggtcACTGACATGCAACcaccgccgaaacccgagaggcggagggctgctgacgtgcaaccaacacCCGAGAGGCCTAGGgccactgacgtgcaaccatcaccgaaacccgagaggccaagGGCTGCTgacatggaaccatcatcacccgaacccaagaggcggagggtcgctgacgtggaaccaccaccgaaacccgagaggcggagggtcgctgacgtgcaaccatcgccgaaacccgagaggccgagggccactGACATGGAACcgtcatcacccgaacccaagaggcagaaggCCGCTGACATGGaacaaccaccgaaacccgagaggcggagggtcACTGACATGCAATcaccgccgaaacccgagaggccgagggccgctgacgtgcaaccattgccgaaacccgagaggcggagggctgCTGATGTGCAACCAACACCCGAGAGGCCTAGGgccactgacgtgcaaccatcaccgaaacccgagaggccaagGGCTGCTgacatggaaccatcatcacccgaacccaagaggcggagggtcgctgacgtgcaaccaccgtcaaaacccgagaggtggagggccgctgacgtgcaaccaacacACGAGAGGCCTAGGGCCACTGACatgcagccatcaccgaaacccaagaggcggagggccgctgacgtgcaaccaacaccgaaacccgagaggccgagggccgctgacatggaaccatcatcacccgaacccaagaggcggagggtcgctgacgtggaaccaccaccgaaacccgagaggcagagggccgctgacgtgcaaccattgccgaaacccgagaggccgagcgcccctgacgtgcaaccatcatcacccgaacccaagaggcagagcgtcgctgacgtggaaccaccaccgaaacccgagaggccgagggccgctgacgtgcaaccatcaccgaaacccgagagtccgagggccgctgacgtggaaccatcatcaccccgagaggcggagggtcgctgacgtggaaccaccaccgaaacccaaggggccgagggccgctgacgtgcaccCACCGccaaaacccgagaggcggagggccgctgacgtgcaaccaccgccgaaacccgagaggccgacggccgctgacgtgcaaccaacaccgaaacccgagaggccaagGGCCCCTGACATGGAACCACCATGcaaacccaggaggccgagggccgctgacgtggaaccatcatcacccgaacccaagaggcggagggtcgctgacgtgcaaccaccgccaaaacccgagaggccgagggccgctgacgtgcaaccatcaccaagaggccgagggccgctgacgtgcaaccaacaccgaaacccgagaggcggagggccgctgacatgCAACCAACACCCGAGAGGCCTAGGgccactgacgtgcaaccatcatcacccgaacccaagaggcagagcgtcgctgacgtggaaccatcatcacccgaaccccgagaggcggagggccgctgacgtgcaaccaccaccgaaacccgaggggccgagggccgctgacgtggaaccatcatcacccgaacccaagaggtggagggtcgctgacgtggaaccaccaccgaaacccaaGGGGCCGAGGgccactgacgtgcaaccaccgccgaaacccgagaggccgacggccgctgacgtgcaaccaacaccgaaacccgagaggccaagGGCCCCTGACATGGAACCACCATGcaaacccaggaggccgagggccgctgacatggaaccatcatcacccgaacccaagaggcggagggtcgctgacgtgcaaccaccgCCGAAACccaagaggccgagggccgctgacgtgcaaccaacaccgaaacccgagaggccgagggctgctgacgtgcaaccatcaccgagaggccgctga
- the LOC101134557 gene encoding nuclear pore complex-interacting protein family member B3-like isoform X7, with protein sequence MFCCLGYEWLSGGCKTWHSTWVINTLADHHHRGTDFDESPWLHIIIEFLRSYEVVITLWTVYLWLSFLKTIFQSENGHDGSTDVQQRAWRSNRRRQEGIKIGLEDICPLRKQVETKVQAKIRKTKVIKKVNHHYKINGKRKTAKKQKMFQRAQELRRRAEDYHKCKIPPSARKPLCNWVRMAAAEHRHSSGLPHWPYLTVETLKNRMGHQPPPPTQQHSITDNSLSLKTPSECPLTPLPPSAPPSADDNLKTPPLATQEAEAEKTPKPERRRAADVQPTPERPRAADVQPSPKPERPRAAEMEPSSPEPERPRVADVEPPPKPERQRAADVQPSPKPERPKAADVQPTPKPERPRAADVQPSPKPERPRAADVQPSPKPERPRAADVEPSSPESKRRRVADVEPPPKPERQRAADVQPSPKPERPRAADVQPSPKPERRRAADVQPSPRGGGLLTCNHRRNPRGRGPLTCNHHHPNPRGGGSLTWNHHRNPRGQGPLTWNRHHPNPRGRGPLTWNHHRNPRGGGPLTCNQHTRGLGPLTCNHHRNPRGRGSLTWNHHRNPRGRAPLTCNHHHPNPRGGGSLTWNHHRNPRGRGPLTWNHHHPNPEGPRAADVQPPPKPEGPRAADVEPSSPEPKRRRAADVQPSPRGRGPLTCNQHRNPRGGGSLTCNHRRNPRGGGLLTCNQHPRGLGPLTCNHHRNPRGQGLLTWNHHHPNPRGGGSLTWNHHRNPRGGGSLTCNHRRNPRGRGPLTWNRHHPNPRGRRPLTWNNHRNPRGGGSLTCNHRRNPRGRGPLTCNHCRNPRGGGLLMCNQHPRGLGPLTCNHHRNPRGQGLLTWNHHHPNPRGGGSLTCNHRQNPRGGGPLTCNQHTRGLGPLTCSHHRNPRGGGPLTCNQHRNPRGRGPLTWNHHHPNPRGGGSLTWNHHRNPRGRGPLTCNHCRNPRGRAPLTCNHHHPNPRGRASLTWNHHRNPRGRGPLTCNHHRNPRVRGPLTWNHHHPERRRVADVEPPPKPKGPRAADVHPPPKPERRRAADVQPPPKPERPTAADVQPTPKPERPRAPDMEPPCKPRRPRAADVEPSSPEPKRRRVADVQPPPKPERPRAADVQPSPRGRGPLTCNQHRNPRGGGPLTCNQHPRGLGPLTCNHHHPNPRGRASLTWNHHHPNPERRRAADVQPPPKPEGPRAADVEPSSPEPKRWRVADVEPPPKPKGPRATDVQPPPKPERPTAADVQPTPKPERPRAPDMEPPCKPRRPRAADMEPSSPEPKRRRVADVQPPPKPKRPRAADVQPTPKPERPRAADVQPSPRGR encoded by the exons ATGTTTTGTTGCTTAGGATATGAATGGCTGAGCGGAGGCTGTAAAACCTGGCACTCTACTTGG GTTATCAATACTCTGGCTGACCATCATCATCGTGGGACTGACTTTGATGAAAGTCCTTGGTTACATATCATTATTGAGTTTCTGAGAAGTTATGAAGTTGTCATTACCCTCTGGACAGTGTACCTTTGG TTGTCTTTCCTGAAGACTATCTTCCAGTCTGAAAATGGACATGATGGATCCACGGATGTACAGCAGAGAGCCTGGAGGTCCAACCGCCGTAGACAGGAAG gaATTAAAATTGGCCTGGAAGACATCTGTCCTTTACGGAAACAGGTGGAAACAAAAGTTCAAGCTAAAATCCGTAAGACGAAGGTCATAAAGAAAGTCAACCATCATTACAAAATCAATGGAAAGAGGAAGACCGCCAAAAAACA GAAAATGTTTCAACGTGCGCAAGAGTTGCGGCGGCGGGCAGAGGACTACCACAAATGCAAA ATCCCCCCTTCTGCAAGAAAGCCTCTTTGCAACTGG GTCAGAATGGCGGCAGCGGAGCATCGTCATTCTTCAGGATTGCCCCACTGGCCCTACCTCACagttgaaactttaaaaaacaggatGGGCCACCAGCCACCTCCTCCAACTCAACAACATTCTATAACTGATAACTCCCTGAGCCTCAAGACACCTTCCGAGTGTCcgctcactcctcttccaccctcagctccaccctcagcggatgataatctcaagacacctcccttagctactcaggaggctgaggcagaaaaaacacccaaacccgagaggcggagggccgctgacgtgcaaccaacacCCGAGAGGCctagggccgctgacgtgcaaccatcaccgaaacccgagaggccaagGGCCGCTGAgatggaaccatcatcacccgaacccgagaggccgagggtcgctgacgtggaaccaccaccgaaacccgagaggcagagggccgctgacgtgcaaccatcaccaaaacccgagaggccgaaggccgctgacgtgcaaccaacaccgaaacccgagaggccgagggccgctgacgtgcaaccatcgccgaaacccgagaggccgagggccgctgacgtgcaaccatcgccgaaacccgagaggccgagggccgctgacgtggaaccatcatcacccgaatccaagaggcggagggtcgctgacgtggaaccaccaccgaaacccgagaggcagagggccgctgacgtgcaaccatcaccgaaacctgagaggccgagggccgctgacgtgcaaccatcaccgaaacccgagaggcggagggccgctgacgtgcaaccatcaccgagaggcggagggctgctgacgtgcaaccatcgccgaaacccgagaggccgagggccccTGACttgcaaccatcatcacccgaatccaagaggcggagggtcgctgacgtggaaccaccaccgaaacccgagaggccaagGGCCACTGACATGGAACcgtcatcacccgaacccaagaggcagagggccgctgacgtggaaccaccaccgaaacccgagaggcggagggccgctgacgtgcaaccaacacACGAGAGGCCTAGGgccactgacgtgcaaccatcaccgaaacccaagaggcagagggtcgctgacgtggaaccaccaccgaaacccgagaggccgagcgcccctgacgtgcaaccatcatcacccgaacccaagaggcggagggtcgctgacgtggaaccaccaccgaaacccgagaggccgagggccgctgacgtggaaccatcatcacccgaaccccgaggggccgagggccgctgacgtgcaaccaccaccgaaacccgaggggccgagggccgctgacgtggaaccatcatcacccgaacccaagaggcggagggccgctgacgtgcaaccatcaccgagaggccgagggccgctgacgtgcaaccaacaccgaaacccgagaggcggagggtcACTGACATGCAACcaccgccgaaacccgagaggcggagggctgctgacgtgcaaccaacacCCGAGAGGCCTAGGgccactgacgtgcaaccatcaccgaaacccgagaggccaagGGCTGCTgacatggaaccatcatcacccgaacccaagaggcggagggtcgctgacgtggaaccaccaccgaaacccgagaggcggagggtcgctgacgtgcaaccatcgccgaaacccgagaggccgagggccactGACATGGAACcgtcatcacccgaacccaagaggcagaaggCCGCTGACATGGaacaaccaccgaaacccgagaggcggagggtcACTGACATGCAATcaccgccgaaacccgagaggccgagggccgctgacgtgcaaccattgccgaaacccgagaggcggagggctgCTGATGTGCAACCAACACCCGAGAGGCCTAGGgccactgacgtgcaaccatcaccgaaacccgagaggccaagGGCTGCTgacatggaaccatcatcacccgaacccaagaggcggagggtcgctgacgtgcaaccaccgtcaaaacccgagaggtggagggccgctgacgtgcaaccaacacACGAGAGGCCTAGGGCCACTGACatgcagccatcaccgaaacccaagaggcggagggccgctgacgtgcaaccaacaccgaaacccgagaggccgagggccgctgacatggaaccatcatcacccgaacccaagaggcggagggtcgctgacgtggaaccaccaccgaaacccgagaggcagagggccgctgacgtgcaaccattgccgaaacccgagaggccgagcgcccctgacgtgcaaccatcatcacccgaacccaagaggcagagcgtcgctgacgtggaaccaccaccgaaacccgagaggccgagggccgctgacgtgcaaccatcaccgaaacccgagagtccgagggccgctgacgtggaaccatcatcaccccgagaggcggagggtcgctgacgtggaaccaccaccgaaacccaaggggccgagggccgctgacgtgcaccCACCGccaaaacccgagaggcggagggccgctgacgtgcaaccaccgccgaaacccgagaggccgacggccgctgacgtgcaaccaacaccgaaacccgagaggccaagGGCCCCTGACATGGAACCACCATGcaaacccaggaggccgagggccgctgacgtggaaccatcatcacccgaacccaagaggcggagggtcgctgacgtgcaaccaccgccaaaacccgagaggccgagggccgctgacgtgcaaccatcaccaagaggccgagggccgctgacgtgcaaccaacaccgaaacccgagaggcggagggccgctgacatgCAACCAACACCCGAGAGGCCTAGGgccactgacgtgcaaccatcatcacccgaacccaagaggcagagcgtcgctgacgtggaaccatcatcacccgaaccccgagaggcggagggccgctgacgtgcaaccaccaccgaaacccgaggggccgagggccgctgacgtggaaccatcatcacccgaacccaagaggtggagggtcgctgacgtggaaccaccaccgaaacccaaGGGGCCGAGGgccactgacgtgcaaccaccgccgaaacccgagaggccgacggccgctgacgtgcaaccaacaccgaaacccgagaggccaagGGCCCCTGACATGGAACCACCATGcaaacccaggaggccgagggccgctgacatggaaccatcatcacccgaacccaagaggcggagggtcgctgacgtgcaaccaccgCCGAAACccaagaggccgagggccgctgacgtgcaaccaacaccgaaacccgagaggccgagggctgctgacgtgcaaccatcaccgagaggccgctga